TACTGGCCTTGTTATCCTTATGTAACCTTTTGTACATAAGTTCTTTACGTAAGGCGCAATGCTGATTGATTACTCAGGTGAGGTGTACCAGTTAATTGAAATTTCACGTGTGGTTTTAAAGATAGTTGAATGATCAGAATTGTCTTggaagtgaattttttttttcagcacaccaatgatatatatttttaaatacactaatccatatttatattttcagatGTTGTAtagtttgtaatgtaatgttggaataatttttattttgtttatttttgctgttATACTTTCCACTTTCTGTCATGACAATGCAaatgtcccacttgtgggactaataaaggattactTTATTCTATCCAGAAGATCTATTaatgttatatttttcatttatcacTAGTCCCATATTTTTCAATACTCGACAACTAAGGAATTAGGGAGATTAAGTGTTGTCACTTAAAGCATGGTACTGATAGCCCCCTGGTGGCCATTGAGATAAATTCAGGTCAAAATTTCACAATAGAAATAAACTTATTGAATCATAgccataaaatacataaaaaagactTTATATAAAAGGTATACAAAATTATATCCTGTTTTGACAACATGGACATTTATTATGAACTTTAATTATGCGCAAGAGTACCACTGTATGTAAGGGAGACTACATCTGTTGTctacataaaaaacaaaaaaaacaaaagaaagaaaacacactgcatgctgcacacactgcacaatcCTTATTACATCATATTATTTTAGTAAATGAACTAAACAGTAGTGAAACTAAGGTCCGTTATTTATCATCAAGCAGTGTTTTTGACCTGCAGCTCAAATATACAGCTTTTCTAAAAAAAGACCCAGGTATAATTTTGGATGTAAGATCAAATTAAATGAGAAAACTATAGTTTTCTATACAACTGTGACTTCTAAAACATTAGAGGTCATGCTTTGTATAGAGTATTATGGATGTTAATCATAATGGCAATTGatgattatatttttaatttcacCTTAAATTACACTGCATTTTCTTCTACATGATACAGTCAAATTATATCCATGCTATTATGAAACAATGAAGGGTGTGATTGGTTAAAGGCTGCCAGTGAATGTATATCATTGGTCTTTTACTTCACTGATTTTGATAAGTGTTTTCATTTCTGGAATCCATGTCTATACCTCTATATAACTCATGTGTGCCTGACTCATTGTTATCCCATAATATAAACTTCCCAGAATGCAGTGCTATCTCTGGAGCAGGCATGGAGTTTACAACGTGTGAAAACTTCTGCTGGAACAGGGACGTTCTTACTGTGAACAAAATGAAGATTTGTAAGCCCTGTGGAGAGAGACCAGAGACAGTGGTTCAGGCCAAatgctgattattattattattgtgcatttattttaaagggTTTCCACAAACCTGTGTAGTTGTTGCCACACAGAAAGCAACACTAAGGAGTATATTGAGGTTTGGACTGGGGGGCATGGAGAGAAGGAGGTAGCCCAACACCCAAGATAAGCCAAGAACTGATCCCAGCGAGAAGCTGCTCATGAGCTTTTTCTTCAGagtctttttatttgtactggAGAAGATCAGAATGACCATATATAGATGATTGGTTGAAAAATGGTTGATTTAAAATAGTCACTCAGTCACTCTTGCAAGCAACATAGTCACAGAAAATGGCATAAAGAATATTGCATGATTCTCATATTATGATGTTAGGCTATGTTTAAAATAAGTTGATTTGTAAAATGGTCTCTTCCTACTAACAAGTAGCAATGTtcggccaaaagtttggacacaccttctcattcaatatgttttctttattttcatgaccatttacattggtagattctcactgaaggcatcaaaactatgaatgaacacaatgGTCTGTTCCTATCTGTTTACAAATCAACATATTTTAAACATAGCCTAACATAGCCtaatttggcctgtactgtactcaAACACTTTGAGAATCCAATAATACCACAtgcaataagaacaaaaacatgACTGGCACACATATTAACAGATTTATCCTAGTATATCAACAAATAGTTTTGCACCTCAACAAATAGATACTAATACAAGAAGTTGGATCTCTTCATATTGGCAATGTTAGCAAAAACTTATTTGAAGGTGTAAgtaattcaattcaattaaattattgttattattatttttaaaccatttgcATTTTACTCAAATATCAGTACATAGACAATACTATATATGGCAGAATATAATACTGGGTTACGGTTTCAATGTTTTACTCTCAATAACACCCCAAGAGTGTTTTGTGCCCGGATTCTATATATGCATAGAGTTTATGTTCTCTTTTCAGAGTAATTGTATAATGGCAAATTCCAGAAATTTTCCTTCTGATAATATCGACAAAAAATGCAAAGCATGCAAAACATTTACCTTGTTAACAATGGATTAGTGTTACATGTTGTGTGTACAAAGTATACCAGAACCCCAGTGTTGAAAAGGAGCATGATACCAACAGGCAGCAGGAAACCCCACAGCATTGGCTTTGTGATATCAAAACTCCCTGAGATGCTTAGAACAGCTAGCCAGCAGCTGTAAGATCAATAGAGgtgaaatatttacatgtatggcatttatcagatgcccttacccagagcaacttacaatcagtagttacagtagttaagtgtctttctcagggacaaaatggtagtaagtgggatttgaacctggatcttctggttcataggctactaccaccttgaaACATTTCTATGAATACATTCTACATTTGGTTTTAAGAAAGAACAGAGTAATACAAtagttattttaataatacatttcatacAGTCTGTTACACAATTTGTTTTAcatattaaatgatatatgcaaaaaaataaactttattttaaattatgccTGCAACAACAAATTCAGGGAGAATGAAAATACTCACAACTCTTCCTGTCGATAGTCCAGGGGTCTTTCCACTTTGTAGGTCAACCCCAAAGACAGGGCAACAATAATTGCAGGAGACCCTAAAGTTTGGAGTCCATGAAATTAATGCTCATAAAGGTGACTGTCATGTAAATTGTTAGCTATAGAAAGTTTGCTTATTACTAGACTTGAAGCAGTCACTTACCCCAACCCATCACTATGGAGAAGGGAAGGAACCATCTTGGTGGGcctttcagtgttttttttatcaccagGAATATGTgtgcaccatagagagtgtTCCATGTAAAAGTAGCCAACAGGAAATACTGCATCAGGGCCGTGAAGATGGTGCAGGGGCCTTTATCTGGGTCCTGGTGAAGGTCTGAAGAAGGAATGATGTTTTCTGCTGATATTGTGTGATTTGTATTAGGATTAGGGTTCTCAATTccgaagaggaagaggaagtagAAGATCATCATGCTCATGCAAATGCTCACTAGCAAAACTGTTGGGCTGGTACTCCTGGACTTTCTTTGGGAATGGAGACAGAGGACAATATGTTGGGGAAAACCTAAACAGTTGATACAAAGTAAGTTTGATTCTGCCCTGTCACATTTTTTATACAATTCCTCTCACATCCTCGCAACATGATGAACAGAAGGCCAGTGCAGTTTCTGCATGCTTATGTCCTAAAAAAGTAGTTTTCATGGATCTACCTCTGGCAAAGTATTTAACTGTGGCAAAGCTACTCTTCCAACCTGAAAGTAAAAATTTGTCCAATTGCCATAATAGGGTTCTCCAATTAATCTGAGAGGAAACTGGAGCATTCAGGTACACCTAGGTTAACACATATATTCCCAAGTTAAAGTCAGAAGACACAATCACATCCATGAGGTGTAATATTCCTGACACTTACCTAGTCACAATTTGGAATAATATTGTTAAACCCAATCCAACAATGGATGCAGTACACCCCAAAGTGCTTATCCAGGTCAAAGCTTGGGCATACTTATAGTCTGGACTGAAAGACTGAGACAGCAATGATTAATTAGACCAAGGTTgacagaaaatgtatatatccgaatgtgtcatttttacattttctatttCATGTGACATGTAAAGTATATGGCTGATTCATTCAGAGTTTCACTGACATCTGCACTAACCATCAAAACAGCAAAGTTAGTGGTATGGTTACAGCGACACAGTAGACTTCCAGATTTGGATAGGACTTTGAAACAACCCTTGTTGCTCCAGTCTTTCAGCGTGAAGTCCCAAGAAACACAGGCAATGTCATATACTAATTCATTGAGTACATCCTGTACATCCTAGGGGGAAATATTTAGAACAATTATGACATCATTTATAATAGATGAAAAATCTTGGAATAATAAATTTACTTGCAACTACCATTTTGAAGGAGAAATTGACATCTTTTTGTATGTTAGCATTGTCCAAACTGGCAGAGATAACTCTCCTGCGGGTGCCCAGTTGAGGTTGGAAGATTTTTGACTGAAAGAGGACATCATTGTCATATAATGCAAAACCCATCTTAACTTCTTCCTTTTCATCAGCATGATCtaaaaatacagtatataagTATGTTAGATTAAGAATATGGTAGCTTTTGTATCCATTAAACAAAATTCTCTAAAATTGCTAAATATAAACAACAAAAGAGTGAAAATGCCATTGCCATTTGGTCTGCAATACAACTACTTTCTCATGCAAATATACTCCCAAAAAGGTATGGATACAATAGGCTTCATCTCCAGTGCTTTAAGATTATGCATAGCACAATTCTAGACACTGGAGTGCAATAAGCCATGCAAAGATTGCAGCACAAGCACAGTGAGGATAACTAGTCTTTTACAATATTatcaaaaaaacagcaaaactaTTTGATCATTTCTCTACAGAGAATACACCAGATTTAACTTTCTGAATGGGAAAATGGAGATGAAAAATTATacaagtccccctggagcaattatattatgtgtgagtgcatgtgtgtgaatgaccATGACTTGCTACATGGAGTGAACAAAAAATGAGGGGTGTGGACCCAACGAAGCAGAATGCCAAGCAGTATGCAAATAAAAAGGCAAAATAATCCCATATGTAAAAGGGGGGTGGGCTGGGGCAACGGGCAGGTATGCATGATCAACAAAACGGAGCACATACACATTGAACCAAACTGCCCTTTAAAGTAAACTAAGCTGTCAGTTACTGCTTCAAATTTCCTGGCAAGGGGAGGCTTTCCAAAAAGTTAAGACTTAAAGACATTTGAACTTGCATAAAAAGTTGTGGCATCTTCTTATCATGTAAATCTTATACATGGATTCATAATTTAACAGATAGACAACAACGAGTCTTATGTTCCTGGGTGTAATATGCAAGTATTGTCATTAACACGTACCTGAAGGAAAGAGATGAATGGAAATCTGCATATCATTTGGAATGTCATTGGCTTTGATTTCTGTTTTGCTGCTGTTCAGTTTTATTCTGCTGCTTGTAAAATTGTTGGATAATCCTATAAAAGATGGTTCTCAGCATCAAAAAGATACAGCCGACATTTTGCCaatattgtcatttcagttcaATAACATGGTCTGTATTCTTCTGAAACTCACCAGAGAGCGCTTGAAACTGGATGAACGCTGTCTCACTTATCTTTACCTGTGTAGTCTGGATTGCCAGTTTGGGTTGCACCACATTTAACAATTCAGTGTGGTTCAGTAAAAAAGATTCCAATTGTTGTGGAATCCTAGATtgagagaaacacacatttttgtgtttggaTTTCGCCATATCAGTGACAAAAATAAACTTCTGGTTTCATCTTTGATCAATTTACGTTACTGCTAAGCAGTGACGTCCAGGATATGGTACATTGTAATAAAAGTGTTATGACATGGTGATGTAGTTAGAGAGATGAATGTTTTCCGATTGTCACAATAATGAGAGTACACACTAATTTCAATtagctttgttttgttttaccaAAATTCTAAAATGTTATTGAATATAAACATTTTGCTGTGCTAAAATGAACAGAGGAAACCAGCTGAATTATCTCAGTTGGTCAGAAAAGTTTGTCTGCTATTCTTCTGGCATGCCAGCAGACATAGTGCACTAGTACTAAAAGAACAGGGTTGGGGAAAAAGCATTCTGAGGGGTAGCACTGGGGCATTCCACAAGCAGTAGTGAAGAAGTTCATACAATTCTGTGTCATGTCCAGTGACCAGCTGAGGACTAACAAATAGCAACTGGCTCACTGTAGTCATGGCTGCTACTGCCACAGTGGTGTCCTACAAAGAAGAAGATATAATAatgtaaagaaaatgttttttttctgattactGATAATTACTGATATAGTTTCTGATCATTTCTTTGAAGATTACACTGGTTTTCATGGAGAAGATCTGGTTAAGTATGTTAGCTGCAGAGGTGATATTTGAAGATGTCAGGTGCTCAGGTCTGGATGTCAGAATTTGTGTGCTATATGCCAGCACTTGTATTGAAATTTCATCAGAGTGGTCACTAAGCTAATgcaaggaaagaaagaaataatttgttttaagtgaaaataaaacaattatataCATTTGCATATGGATGTATATACAATACTGTTCCAAAGTTCAGGGTCACTTGgaaattttcttgtttttccatgaagaaaaaaaatcatcgacaaagtttgaaataatgatagTCAAACCTTTACCTGCTGATGTACTAGATACTGTACTAGAAAACCAGTTTTTGCATCTTTAATCAGTATTTAACTGTACTATGatcaataaaaaatgtcctCAGCCTGTCTGCCTCATTCAGAGTCATCTGTCAAATATTCAATCATGCCAACACTCTGCCAATCATAACACCCTACTCCACCTCTGAATATATCTATCTATTTCTGACACTCCATTCTGAATCCAAGACTGAATCTGGTTTTGTTATGGGGTGTCGACCCTGgttggttttgtttatttaataaactcTGTTTCTTGTTTAAACACTTGTGTTGAGGTCCCCAGTTTTGACagaaaagggttttctaataaagCTTTAAAAGGTTAACAAACTCTGCATTCCATTGTTAATTAAGACAAAATTTTGCTGATAATGGGGGTCCAGATATTCCATTATTAACAGCcctttccagctaccagagtcatttacaacatgaatcATTTCTAGACTGGCGGTTTGACTCATTTGATGTCTTTTAATTCAccaaaaaacaaggacatttttaatgaccataAACATTTGAATGGTAATATATGTTCGTAATATTCCTGCAAGATGGAATACTCACGTATTTATCAATAGCACTAAGCATTAAGCTGCAGTTCATCTCATTGGGTGGGCCAAACTCTATTGTTCCAGATGCATTCATGCACACTGCTGTTGCCTTAGAAAAGCCAGCTGAAAAATAGGGAATTAATACAATAACATGGAATTAAATTAAGACTGAGAGTTCACACAAAAGTATTAGCAACACAATCTGTTGATTTAGAATAAGAAAGGAATAGTAAAATTTACTATACCATTGATGTCATTCTGACACGTTTCTTTAGAGTATGCAGAGTAACCAATTACAGTCTCTGGGAATGTGTATTTGTCTTTTGTTATGATTACACAGTGGTTGGCTATAAAACGTgaaacaataattttattagaCACGAAGCTGTGCTCTCTGTTTTTACTACAAATGCAATGCTATTCTTTATTATGATGATTTTATGATTGTAATGATATGATCACAATACAACTACTTCATATGTGTACAAATAACGTAATTTAATGTTAAAGTATAATCACTAGCACTATCATGGTAGCAAATTATTATGTTCAATATTGGATTAATTACATAGCTTTCATATGATCAATGAAAATGTGTCCAAATGTCAGTTAACATAGTCACCTATTGAACAGTCTGGACCACTCCACTTATctgggcatttgcagaaattattACACAGCTCACCTTCATTCTGGCACACCACagatgtagtagtagtagcagtgATTGTAGTAGGAGCAGTAGAAGTAGTAGAGACAGAGGttgtagttacagcagcagtAGTAGTAGAAACAGAAGTAGTAGTTGCAGCAGTAGTAGTTGTAGTTGCAGCAGTAGTAGTTGTAGTAGGAGCAGTAGTAGTAGTTGCAGCAGTAGTAGTTGTAGTAGGAGCAGTAGTAGTAGTTGCAGCAGTGGAAGTTGTAGTGGGAgcagtagtagttgtagagaCAGAAGTAGTAGTTACAGCAGCAGTTGTAGTAGAAACAGAAGTAGTAGTTgcagcagtagtagtagtaggagcagtagtagtagtagtagtagtagtagtagtagttgcaGCAGTGGTAGTTGTAGTTGGATCagtagtagtagttgtagtagtagtagtagtagttgcaGTAGTAGTATCTGTACTAGAATTAGTGGCTTCAGAAGTGCTACCAGAAGAAGCATATGAGTAAGAACTGCTGTAAGAACTACTCTGTGATGAAACTtgttctgaaagaaaaaaacagctaaatTAATCCATTGACGTAATTTGCAGTATTATGCTCAATTTCTGGGGCTTAATGAATTGATTCATTGAGGAATTCATTCTACTTTAAACTACTGTTGACTTTGTTTTCAATGAAAAAGTTCAAAGAATGATTTGTGCAAAACCTATGAACAAGCATCACCATAATTGCacctttaaatacattttagacaTGAATTGCTTTTGTATTCTATATTAAACCTATATTATTATGCATCACAGCATTATCTACAcattcatttgaaaatattaGCCAGTCTTAACAAaccaaaatgtcacattaaaaaaaatatctctcCTGCAGGTCTACAGTGTCTTCTGAAAAATTACTTATATTGTTTAAATTATTCTTCCAGTGGGATCCTATAGAGATAAACAATAGAGAATTGCTGATGTCAAATTACTTGGAATATGTGAATAGTTACGTATGACAGATTTGTAACCAGAAATGTATTTGGAAGACAAATCTGCATTTTCCAGTCATCTACGCAATGAGACGATGAGAATTTGCATGAATGCAGAGTGCAATGTATCACCCATGTCATTGTTTACAAACAATAATCAGATAAAGCATatcataataacaaaaaaagaggTGCAGTGTAAACATGATcggtacattttttaaatgattctaGAAATTATCATTTTTGAGAAGGTGCGACTCATTTAAACTGAGTCATCTGATCTGAAGAGcaaagaatacattttttttttctgatgagcAATTAACGAGGCTATATCTTTGTACAATGCGCAAAGACAATACAATTTAATCAGATGAATTCTTTACCTGAGATGAGAGCAAAAATCAAACACCATGCCTTCATCTTAGAAACTGTCTTTTCAGTTGATTCCAATATTGTAAAAATAAGTAACATTAAGACTGGTATGGGTACTGCTTTTCTGGAAAACGGCTGTCAAGCACTCTACCTTTATCCACACACTGGCCTGATATAAATACTTTTAGATGCAAATTCAACACAGGTTCATAGTCAAAATGTCTGCGAGTGGCAGGGGCAAGTCGACAGGTTCAGAAAATTAGATTTGTTCAGCTTTATTGTAGTGCATGTAGTACAGCTTCAACATCAGCAACAACAAAAGAACAGAATTAAAGTGCAGGGGGTATATGTACAGAATTGTAattcatacaaaatgtaaacatataatGGCTATATGGTACTGTAAGCCATTACATTTGGACAGATATAAAAGATTGCAGAAAAGATATGTAGATGATGAGGTGTCATGTTACCTGATATATATGGAGTGACCTGCGAAAGCATATCCAAGAATTctcaatattatttatttaacggAAAGGAAAAAacgcacaagggccaaaaaacaaacacaaaagaactGGTAACCTGTGACAAAAGACCTTGCTGGCTTGATCACTTGAGAGGAACGTGAACCATGCCAGCTCTGTCCCGGCATGTCCTCTCTGGTGGTCTGTAGACCTCACCAGCCCTGTCCTGGTTCGATTTTTCCAGAGGCACGTGGACCATGCCAGCCCTGTCCCGGTAGGCCCCCTCTGGTGTTACAGGGGACACACAAGcctctgatgatgatgaaagggcagtggtggcctagtgggtaagaaagcagccccgtaatcagaagattggcagtttgggatttgaaggTCCCACTGAGTTGCTACAGAggaaagcatcgtccccacccactgctccccggcgcatgtcatggctgcccactgctcaccaagggtgaaggttaaaagcagaggacgatgtgtgttgtgtgcatttgtgctgtgctgtgacaatcacttcactttcacttttactttcacctGTAGAGCTAGATGGCTAAATTCTGCACTCAACTTTGATATTAGTGAATCAGGAATATTTTTCTGGACGTGTTCATTCTGTCGCAAGTGTTAACTCATGAATGTGAACTTATCATCATGATAACTCATTGAAACATTGTCTCAAATCcaatattgtgtaaaaatgaaatacagtTTGTGTCTAAGACTGTACcattaaacaagaaaaacaagaggGCAGTATTGTGGTTTTGTTGGTCAGGAAGGAGACCAAGAATCTGATCAGAGCTCCAGATATTATCTATGGAAggtggaaacaaaaaaaaatcaggtctTTGGTTTGGATGCCAGGCATCATATTTGGATTAAACCAGGcgctgctcatcaccaggccaataccattcctacagtgaagcatggtgctggcagcatcatgctgtagggatgtttttcagctgcaggaacttggAGACTAGTCAAGATTGATGCTCTTGAACTTGAAatttttcagcaggacaatgaccctaaacacacagccacaatATCAAAGGATTGGCTttaggacaactctgtgaatgtccttgaatGTACTCTGTGAGTGGCCCAGACTttaatccgattgaacatctctggagagatctttaAATCTGTGCaccgatgcttcccatccaGCCTGATAGAGCTTGAGAGGagctgcaaagaagaatgggccaaactggccaaggataggtgagccaagcttgtggcatcaaattcaaaaagATTTGAGGTTGTACTTGCTGCCAAAGCTGCCAAATTGCTTACAAAGCTGTAAGTATTGAGCAttatacagacacacagcattgaaaaactgatgccaAGTGTCTGTGTGAtcttctctaacagcagtcaagttgtaaTTGTTTGTGTCAAATAAATTGGAATatgttataacattaaaacaaaaaatgttcagAGCATCATTATCAGAAGATTTCAAGTAACAGAATAACCGAATTTCAGGACACTTTTAATTGATTGGTgttacccagatacaatactgctatgttctgattggctgttgtgcggggctgtctttttttttgattggctagTAATTGACCGGCTCTAGGACCCAgtgcttgtttcatagtgaggcgctGCTCTCTGCGGTCTAAAAAATATGATTTGCGCAAATGCCTGTGCAATGTATTATGAATGCTTTgaattacttaatatattgtcatgctttttacaactacatgctTTTACAACTACTACTataatgtagcaatcacagataataaaaaagccctggttttccttaaccatttccTTAAccaag
This genomic stretch from Denticeps clupeoides chromosome 5, fDenClu1.1, whole genome shotgun sequence harbors:
- the LOC114790656 gene encoding adhesion G-protein coupled receptor G7-like; this translates as MNASGTIEFGPPNEMNCSLMLSAIDKYLSDHSDEISIQVLAYSTQILTSRPEHLTSSNITSAANILNQIFSMKTSDTTVAVAAMTTVSQLLFVSPQLVTGHDTELIPQQLESFLLNHTELLNVVQPKLAIQTTQVKISETAFIQFQALSGLSNNFTSSRIKLNSSKTEIKANDIPNDMQISIHLFPSDHADEKEEVKMGFALYDNDVLFQSKIFQPQLGTRRRVISASLDNANIQKDVNFSFKMDVQDVLNELVYDIACVSWDFTLKDWSNKGCFKVLSKSGSLLCRCNHTTNFAVLMSFSPDYKYAQALTWISTLGCTASIVGLGLTILFQIVTRFSPTYCPLSPFPKKVQEYQPNSFATENIIPSSDLHQDPDKGPCTIFTALMQYFLLATFTWNTLYGAHIFLVIKKTLKGPPRWFLPFSIVMGWGSPAIIVALSLGLTYKVERPLDYRQEEFCWLAVLSISGSFDITKPMLWGFLLPVGIMLLFNTGVLVYFVHTTCNTNPLLTSTNKKTLKKKLMSSFSLGSVLGLSWVLGYLLLSMPPSPNLNILLSVAFCVATTTQGLQIFILFTVRTSLFQQKFSHVVNSMPAPEIALHSGKFILWDNNESGTHELYRGIDMDSRNENTYQNQ